From a region of the Arachis ipaensis cultivar K30076 chromosome B09, Araip1.1, whole genome shotgun sequence genome:
- the LOC107615728 gene encoding zinc finger BED domain-containing protein RICESLEEPER 2-like, whose translation MKICGDAVHKIRDSIKYLRKSESRMVKFKEYFQDIEGLEYTTALCLDVPTRWNSLYAMLASAIPYKKAFEMYKVKEAGFREYCPSSDEWRRTEKIFLDPRFKLNTLVHCYNEIDPISAKDKVEHVKSKLYKLFEVYDHNFSTTVESSSQIPSNFSQATSSAIGTQLIKIVGVNLMSRNQEAEVKSGKNQLDIYLSEATLFCNDAIIDVLQWWKDNHHRFPTLSLMARDLLSIPITTVASESAFSMGSHILNKYRSHLLPDNVEAVICTRNWICGYDDYGIIIFMTYILE comes from the exons ATGAAAATATGTGGTGATGCAGTGCATAAGATTAGAGATTCTATTAAGTATCTGAGAAAATCTGAAAGTCGAATGGTTAAGTTTAAAGAATATTTTCAAgatattgagggacttgagtataCAACTGCATTATGTTTAGATGTTCCTACTAGGTGGAATTCACTTTATGCAATGCTTGCAAGTGCTATTCCATATAAGAAAGCTTTTGAAATGTATAAAGTAAAAGAAGCTGGATTTAGGGAATATTGTCCTTCATCAGATGAATGGAGAAGAACTGAAAAGATAT TTCTTGATCCTAGATTTAAACTCAACACTTTGGTTCATTGCTATAATGAGATTGATCCTATTAGTGCTAAAGACAAAGTGGAGCATGTGAAGAGTAAGTTATACAAGCTCTTTGAGGTTTATGACCACAATTTCTCTACAACTGTAGAGAGTTCTTCCCAAATTCCAAGTAATTTTTCTCAAGCAACATCTTCTGCAATTGGAACTCAGCTTATTAAAATTGTTGGTgtaa ATTTGATGTCCCGTAATCAAGAAGCTGAAGTGAAAAGTGGAAAGAACCAACTTGATATTTATTTGAGTGAGGCAACATTATTTTGCAATGATGCAATCATAGATGTTTTGCAATGGTGGAAAGACAACCATCATCGTTTTCCAACACTATCACTAATGGCACGAGATTTGTTGAGCATTCCTATTACTACCGTGGCTTCAGAATCTGCATTTAGCATGGGTTCTCATATTTTGAATAAGTATAGAAGTCATTTGTTGCCAGATAATGTTGAAGCGGTGATTTGCACCAGAAATTGGATATGTGGATATGATGATTATGGTATAATTATATTTATGACATACATACTTGAGTGA